The window ATCAAACAATACCATGATTCTGTTTTGTTGGTGATCGGGGAGCTTTTCTACTACATAGTCCAGACTTAAAGCATAGGCGGTCATGATGCAGCCTAAAAGGAGAAATCCCAATGCATTTTTCCAAGACTTTTTACTCAATATTATCAGCAAAAGAATTAGTGCAGCAATACTACCAAACAGGTAAAGATTGTTTTCAATGGCGAGGGTAAGGATTGTCAGCCCCACTAAAGCCAGCCCGATAACATAGTACTTCTGTGGCATGCCTTCTCTGTATAGCATGATAAAAAAAGCACTATAGACCATGGCTGTACCTGTATCCGGTTGAAGTAAGATAAGCGCGATGGGTAAAAAGATCAGTCCTACAGCCTTCATTTGATCTTTAAGCTTACTTAAATCAAAGCTTGGGTTTTCCATTAACTTGGCCAAAACCAATGCTGTGGCAAATTTGGTGAATTCAGCAGGCTGTAACCTGAAAATCCCCAGTTCAAACCAAGCCCTTTGGCCATTGATTTCCTTTCCTATAAAAGGGGTGAGCAAAAGTATAAGGATAAATATGGCATACAAGACCAAACTAAGATTATGGAATAGCCGGTAATCTGCTACCATAATGATAATGATCAATAAAACTGCTGTTCCAATCC of the Cyclobacterium marinum DSM 745 genome contains:
- the rodA gene encoding rod shape-determining protein RodA codes for the protein MRQKDTNLHKIDWVTIGLYFALVFIGWLNIYAAVYDEQNATSIFDFSINSGKQLIWIGTAVLLIIIIMVADYRLFHNLSLVLYAIFILILLLTPFIGKEINGQRAWFELGIFRLQPAEFTKFATALVLAKLMENPSFDLSKLKDQMKAVGLIFLPIALILLQPDTGTAMVYSAFFIMLYREGMPQKYYVIGLALVGLTILTLAIENNLYLFGSIAALILLLIILSKKSWKNALGFLLLGCIMTAYALSLDYVVEKLPDHQQNRIMVLFDPGVDPLGVGWNVTQSKIAIGSGGLFGKGYLEGTQTKFDFVPEQHTDFIFCTLGEEFGWIGSLVMISLFVALLLRLVFLAERQKTRFSRIYGYCVVSLLFFHFTINIAMTIGLFPVVGIPLPFFSYGGSSLWSFTILLFIFIKLDSNRIQILGRSY